A single region of the Solwaraspora sp. WMMD406 genome encodes:
- a CDS encoding FAD-dependent oxidoreductase, with the protein MPERMIVIGGDAAGMSAASQARQLRPREDLEIVAFERGRFTSYSACGIPYWISGLVEDREQLIVRDPETFRRDHAIDVRTRHEVTSIDLDEREVVATSFDDGGREVREPFDILVYATGATPVRPTWADTSAQGVFGVQTLDDASDLRDWLDQEDKPRRAVVVGGGYIGVEMAEALIRHGLAVTLVDRGTQPMATVDPDMGALVREALVGLGIDVRTGVSVTGLHDRDGRVCEVLTDDGAVPADVVVLGLGVRPNTELAGRSGLPLGVTGGVRTDLQMRVVDVPGVWAAGDCVETFQRVSGQPIHVPLGTHANKQGRVAGLNIGGSYATFPGVIGTAVTKVCELEVARTGLLEREAAVAGYSYITATVESNNRAGYFPGAAPMTIKLIAEQHTGQLLGAQIVGTSEAAKRIDVLALAVWNRMSVAEMTALDLGYAPPYSPVWDPVLVAARRANDTVSRTP; encoded by the coding sequence GTGCCCGAACGGATGATCGTGATCGGCGGCGACGCCGCCGGGATGTCGGCGGCGTCGCAGGCCCGCCAGCTACGCCCGCGCGAAGACCTGGAGATCGTCGCCTTCGAGCGGGGCCGGTTCACCTCGTACTCCGCCTGCGGGATCCCGTACTGGATCTCGGGGTTGGTCGAGGATCGTGAACAGCTGATCGTACGGGATCCGGAGACGTTCCGGCGCGACCACGCGATCGACGTCCGTACCCGGCACGAAGTGACCTCGATCGACCTCGACGAGCGCGAGGTGGTCGCGACCTCGTTCGACGACGGCGGCCGGGAGGTCCGCGAGCCGTTCGACATCCTGGTGTACGCCACCGGCGCGACTCCGGTCCGACCGACTTGGGCGGACACCTCCGCACAGGGGGTGTTCGGGGTGCAGACCCTCGACGACGCCTCCGACCTGCGGGACTGGCTGGACCAGGAGGACAAGCCCCGGCGGGCGGTGGTGGTCGGCGGCGGCTACATCGGCGTCGAGATGGCCGAGGCGTTGATCCGCCACGGCCTGGCGGTCACCCTGGTCGACCGCGGCACGCAACCGATGGCCACCGTCGATCCGGACATGGGAGCGCTGGTACGGGAGGCGTTGGTCGGCCTCGGCATCGACGTACGGACCGGGGTCAGCGTCACCGGCCTGCACGACCGCGACGGCCGGGTCTGCGAGGTGCTCACCGACGACGGGGCGGTGCCGGCCGACGTCGTGGTCCTGGGTCTGGGGGTACGGCCGAACACCGAACTCGCCGGCCGCTCGGGGCTGCCGCTCGGGGTGACCGGCGGGGTCCGGACCGACCTGCAGATGCGGGTGGTCGACGTGCCCGGGGTGTGGGCGGCCGGCGACTGCGTCGAGACGTTCCAGCGGGTCAGCGGCCAGCCGATACACGTCCCGCTCGGCACGCACGCCAACAAGCAGGGCCGGGTGGCCGGCCTCAACATCGGCGGCAGCTACGCCACCTTCCCCGGCGTGATCGGTACGGCGGTGACGAAGGTCTGTGAGCTGGAGGTGGCCCGGACCGGGCTGCTGGAGCGGGAGGCCGCCGTCGCCGGCTACTCGTACATCACCGCCACCGTCGAGTCGAACAACCGGGCCGGCTATTTCCCCGGTGCCGCGCCGATGACCATCAAGCTGATCGCCGAGCAGCACACCGGCCAGTTGCTGGGTGCGCAGATCGTCGGCACGTCGGAGGCGGCGAAGCGGATCGACGTCCTGGCGCTGGCGGTGTGGAACCGCATGTCGGTGGCGGAGATGACGGCGCTGGACCTGGGCTACGCGCCGCCGTACTCGCCGGTCTGGGACCCGGTGCTGGTCGCGGCCCGGCGGGCCAACGACACGGTGTCCCGGACACCCTGA
- a CDS encoding DUF1707 domain-containing protein, producing MDPAPHRDDDHLRVSDAEREQVVELLGQATTEGRLTLDEYADRATEAHQAKTRGELARLTADLPLTHPDPAGGALPAVSPAPLLSPLSTRGAGRTPVPSSASEPASTERMVAIFGDEIRKGHWLVPERVEARAIFGDCKIELQDAQLQHQVTTIEATAIFGAVTVYVPEGVDVRMSGTAAFGEKKIKLKTPPRPGAPVVQVVCNVIFGTVTVRPPKRKWW from the coding sequence GTGGACCCGGCACCGCACCGCGACGACGACCACCTGCGTGTCTCCGACGCCGAGCGCGAACAGGTGGTGGAGCTGCTCGGCCAGGCGACCACCGAGGGCCGGTTGACCCTCGACGAGTACGCCGACCGGGCCACCGAGGCCCATCAGGCCAAGACCCGGGGCGAGTTGGCCCGGCTGACCGCCGACCTGCCGCTGACCCACCCCGACCCGGCGGGCGGGGCCCTGCCGGCCGTGTCCCCGGCGCCGCTGCTGTCTCCGCTGTCTACGCGCGGCGCGGGCCGGACCCCGGTGCCGTCGTCGGCGTCGGAGCCGGCGTCGACGGAGCGGATGGTCGCGATCTTCGGCGACGAGATCCGCAAGGGGCACTGGCTGGTGCCGGAGCGGGTGGAGGCGCGGGCGATCTTCGGAGACTGCAAGATCGAACTGCAGGACGCCCAGCTCCAGCACCAGGTGACCACGATCGAGGCGACGGCGATCTTCGGCGCGGTGACGGTCTACGTGCCAGAGGGTGTCGACGTGCGAATGAGCGGCACCGCCGCGTTCGGCGAAAAGAAGATCAAGCTGAAGACGCCGCCCCGGCCGGGCGCGCCGGTGGTCCAGGTCGTCTGCAACGTGATCTTCGGTACGGTCACCGTACGCCCGCCGAAGCGCAAGTGGTGGTGA
- a CDS encoding IS630 family transposase, which produces MPVPRARQIILPAADRHRLKALAHSHTAAYQQVIRARIVRDAAHGYSNQKIAARQRVHIDTVRRWRGRYAEQGLPGLADRKRTGRPVRFTPVQVAEVKALACQLPAEAEAPLSRWGCPDLAREVVARGIVAAISPSTIRRFLATDTLKPWRHQSWIFIRDPDFAVKATRVLDLYARSHQGVPLGDDEYVICADEKTSIQARCRCHPTLPPGAARAMRVNHEYDRGGALAYLAAYDVHRAHVIGLCQDTTGIDPFTELVDEVMTREPYASARRVFRIVDNGSSHRGQAAIDRLARCYPNAVMIHTPVHASWLNQVEIYFSIVQRKVVTPTTSPTSTRCRTASPPASSATTRPPGPSDGSSPQPTSPIYSPGSNDTNRKSRTPNSPPAANANPPHTPWPRNPRRTYDLDHLVVRAPRREDQHRAVGAATDDAMSPL; this is translated from the coding sequence GTGCCCGTCCCCCGAGCACGCCAGATCATCTTGCCCGCCGCCGACCGGCACCGGCTCAAGGCCCTGGCCCACTCCCACACCGCCGCCTACCAGCAGGTCATCCGCGCCCGGATCGTCCGCGACGCCGCCCACGGCTACTCCAACCAGAAGATCGCCGCCCGGCAGCGCGTGCACATCGACACCGTGCGCCGCTGGCGTGGACGCTACGCCGAGCAGGGACTGCCCGGTCTGGCCGACCGCAAGCGAACCGGCAGGCCGGTCCGGTTCACGCCCGTGCAGGTCGCCGAGGTCAAAGCCCTGGCCTGCCAGCTACCGGCCGAGGCCGAGGCGCCACTGTCGCGGTGGGGCTGCCCCGACCTGGCCCGCGAGGTCGTCGCCCGGGGCATAGTCGCGGCGATCTCGCCCTCCACGATCCGCCGGTTCCTGGCCACCGACACCCTCAAACCCTGGCGACACCAGTCCTGGATCTTCATCCGCGACCCCGACTTCGCGGTCAAAGCCACCCGCGTGCTCGACCTCTACGCCCGCTCCCACCAAGGCGTCCCGCTCGGCGACGACGAGTACGTCATCTGCGCCGACGAGAAAACCAGCATCCAGGCCCGCTGCCGCTGCCACCCCACCCTGCCACCAGGCGCGGCCCGCGCCATGCGGGTCAACCACGAATACGACCGCGGCGGCGCACTCGCCTACCTCGCCGCCTACGACGTGCACCGCGCCCACGTCATCGGACTCTGCCAGGACACCACCGGCATCGACCCGTTCACCGAACTGGTCGACGAGGTCATGACCCGCGAGCCGTACGCCTCCGCCCGGCGGGTGTTCCGGATCGTCGACAACGGCTCCTCCCACCGAGGCCAAGCCGCGATCGACCGGCTGGCCAGGTGCTACCCCAACGCCGTCATGATCCACACCCCGGTCCACGCCTCCTGGCTCAACCAAGTGGAGATCTACTTCTCCATCGTGCAACGCAAAGTCGTCACCCCAACGACTTCACCAACCTCGACCAGGTGCAGGACCGCCTCACCGCCTGCGAGCAGCGCTACAACGCGACCGCCCGGCCCTTCAGATGGAAGTTCACCCCAACCGACCTCGCCGATCTACTCGCCCGGATCGAACGACACGAACCGAAAGAGCCGAACCCCCAACAGCCCTCCAGCCGCGAACGCCAACCCGCCGCACACGCCCTGGCCGCGTAACCCCCGAAGGACTTACGACCTCGACCACTTAGTGGTCCGCGCTCCTCGGCGCGAAGACCAACACAGAGCGGTCGGCGCTGCCACTGACGATGCGATGTCTCCCCTTTGA
- a CDS encoding AAA family ATPase, translating into MRPRWQLAPGAVAAGRDITGTVHTGPTYVQITVGQSDRLHYAIFDPAPLYEQLDLARFQGRSGLITQIDERIAATDRGYVVVRGEAGVGKSALAAHLVWTRPCAYHFTRLDSGARNPVEARKSLAAQLICAWDLADRFAPGDVFPAAAQRPDWLAKVIRAAVAARDERFAPAERRPLVLVVDGLDEAEADPPGMGTGIPLGLPTPDALPAGAYIVATSRYGLPLVALRDAIRVGWSQIEVEGADNLADMAAYLHAATTGPTPDPALTTMLAERQVPATAFVATLLDRCRGVWIYLRYVLDEVRAGLRPPNDVACLPDGLRGYYELQIQQRWAKHPDWRSLHLPALAVLAALGRPIDRDDLATVLNRPDAATDLAAWLEGPARAFLDVTTGPDRHRQYLVRHQSLRDLFIAAPSDDEAGEPIAAGLTDELHTAWQTAHRAIATWLTPPINAETGRRDWSGTDDYTQLRLPAHASTAGILDELMADPGFLLSCPPGQILAHRHTLTTLEAVTAAAALESAATSDWNDWSDGKRAWWLHVWARKTRSTHLAEHLIADHPEWPWHVQTAIWSGTTHRTLTGHTDTVRAVAVLPRQDGQHHIITAGDDRTVRIWDPDTDHQLTTLTGHTSEVRAMAVLPRPDGRHHIVTAGGFGDDWSVRIWSPDTGRILTELTDRANWVTSVSVLPSSNDQHHVVTSGNDGSMRIWDPDTGQQLTTLTGHTSRVNAIAVLPAPDGRHHLVTAGDDRTVRIWDPDTGQQLTTLTGHTSRVIAIAVLLKPDNRHHIVTAGGFGDGDGSVRIWNPDTGHQLIVHTGTVHALAVLPRPGGQDHVITAGGFGDGWVRIWNPDTGHQLAELTGHTDAVSAIAVLPRPDGQHHIITTGWDRTVRIWNPHTTQLTDRTDTVSAIAVLPRPDGQHHIITTGIDGSIHVWNPDTGDQLTKLTSHTGAVRAIAVLPAPDGRHHPVTAGDDRTIRIWDPDTGHQLTEFTYHDTYKVHAIAILPAADGKHHIVTANTDESVRIWNSDSGSGSGSGSGSGSGSGSGSGSGSGSGSGSGSGSGSGSGSGSGSGSGSGSGSGSGSGSGSGSGSGSGSGSGSGSGSGSGSGSGSGSGSGSGSGSGSGSGSGSGSGSGSGSGSGSGSGSGSGSGSGSGSGSGSGSGSGSGSGSGSGSGSGSGSGSGSGSGSGSGSGSGSGSGSGSGSGSGSGSGSGSGSGSGSGSGSGSGSGSGSGSGSGSGSGSGSGSGSGSGSGSGSGSGSGSGSGSGSGSGSGSGSGSGSDQEIIGYHFPRVNAVAVLPNPYGGHQIVTAGGDSRDGSVRIWNTRATWPSYYWRRGTEFRGVAARAVHAIAALLRPDGEHHLVVAGDDRKVRIWDPHSGHQIIELSGHEARVNAIAALPAPYGQKNIVTAADDGSVRIWNADTSEQLATLTGHSSRVNAVAVLTDSKGRHRIVSGSADRSVLVFAPRSADH; encoded by the coding sequence GTGAGACCGAGATGGCAACTGGCCCCAGGCGCGGTCGCCGCCGGCCGGGACATCACCGGCACCGTTCACACCGGACCTACGTACGTGCAGATCACGGTTGGCCAATCCGATCGGCTCCACTACGCAATCTTCGATCCCGCGCCGCTGTACGAGCAGCTGGATCTCGCCCGATTCCAGGGCCGCTCCGGCCTGATCACCCAGATCGACGAACGGATCGCCGCCACCGACCGTGGGTACGTCGTGGTGCGAGGCGAAGCCGGGGTCGGAAAGAGCGCGCTGGCGGCGCATCTGGTGTGGACCCGTCCTTGTGCCTACCACTTCACCCGGCTCGACAGCGGGGCGCGCAACCCGGTCGAAGCACGGAAGAGCCTAGCCGCGCAGTTGATCTGTGCGTGGGACCTAGCGGACAGGTTCGCCCCAGGGGATGTGTTCCCGGCTGCGGCGCAGCGGCCGGACTGGCTGGCCAAGGTCATTCGGGCGGCGGTTGCGGCCCGTGACGAACGGTTCGCGCCGGCAGAGCGACGGCCGTTGGTGCTGGTCGTCGACGGGTTGGACGAGGCCGAGGCGGATCCGCCGGGAATGGGCACCGGGATTCCGCTCGGCCTGCCGACCCCGGACGCCCTGCCTGCCGGGGCGTACATCGTGGCGACCAGCCGCTACGGCCTTCCGCTGGTCGCGTTGCGGGATGCGATCCGGGTCGGTTGGTCGCAGATCGAGGTAGAGGGTGCCGACAACCTGGCCGACATGGCCGCCTACCTGCACGCCGCGACCACCGGCCCGACCCCGGACCCGGCGCTGACCACGATGCTGGCCGAGCGCCAGGTTCCTGCGACGGCGTTCGTCGCTACGCTGCTCGACCGCTGCCGCGGAGTGTGGATCTATCTGCGGTACGTGCTCGACGAGGTCCGCGCCGGTCTGCGTCCACCGAACGATGTTGCGTGCCTGCCGGACGGGCTGCGCGGCTACTACGAGCTACAGATCCAGCAGCGGTGGGCCAAACATCCCGACTGGCGGTCGCTGCACCTGCCCGCGCTGGCGGTGCTTGCCGCCCTCGGCCGCCCGATCGACCGCGACGACCTCGCCACCGTGCTCAACAGGCCGGATGCAGCCACCGACCTGGCAGCGTGGCTGGAAGGGCCAGCCCGCGCGTTCCTCGACGTGACCACCGGCCCGGACCGCCACCGCCAATACCTGGTCCGCCACCAGAGCCTGCGTGACCTGTTCATTGCCGCCCCGAGCGACGATGAAGCAGGGGAACCGATCGCCGCCGGGCTTACCGACGAGTTACACACCGCCTGGCAGACCGCGCACCGCGCGATCGCGACGTGGCTGACCCCACCAATCAACGCCGAGACCGGTCGACGCGACTGGTCCGGCACCGACGACTACACCCAGCTGCGACTGCCCGCACACGCTTCCACTGCCGGGATACTCGACGAGCTCATGGCCGATCCTGGATTCCTGCTGTCCTGCCCACCCGGCCAGATCCTGGCGCACCGCCACACCCTGACCACCTTAGAGGCCGTCACCGCAGCTGCGGCCCTAGAAAGCGCCGCTACCAGCGACTGGAACGACTGGTCCGACGGGAAACGGGCGTGGTGGCTGCATGTCTGGGCACGCAAGACTCGATCGACACACCTGGCGGAGCACCTCATCGCTGACCACCCTGAGTGGCCCTGGCATGTGCAGACCGCCATTTGGTCGGGAACCACACACCGTACCCTCACCGGCCACACCGACACGGTACGTGCAGTGGCGGTCCTACCCCGACAGGATGGGCAACACCACATCATCACCGCCGGTGATGATCGGACAGTACGGATCTGGGACCCCGACACAGACCACCAGCTCACCACACTCACCGGCCACACCAGCGAGGTTCGTGCGATGGCGGTGCTACCCCGCCCAGACGGCCGACACCACATCGTCACAGCTGGCGGCTTCGGCGACGACTGGTCGGTGCGGATCTGGAGTCCCGACACTGGCCGCATACTCACCGAACTCACCGATCGCGCCAACTGGGTAACGTCAGTGTCCGTATTGCCCAGCTCCAACGATCAACACCACGTCGTTACGTCCGGTAATGATGGATCGATGCGAATCTGGGACCCCGACACAGGCCAACAACTCACCACACTCACCGGCCACACCAGCCGAGTAAACGCAATTGCGGTATTGCCAGCCCCAGACGGCCGACACCACCTCGTCACAGCCGGCGATGATCGCACAGTTCGGATCTGGGACCCCGACACAGGCCAACAACTCACCACACTCACCGGCCACACCAGCCGAGTGATCGCGATAGCGGTGCTACTTAAACCGGACAACCGCCACCACATCGTCACCGCTGGCGGCTTTGGCGATGGTGATGGTTCAGTGCGGATCTGGAATCCCGACACCGGCCATCAACTGATCGTCCACACCGGAACGGTTCACGCGTTGGCCGTACTACCCCGCCCAGGCGGCCAAGATCACGTCATCACCGCCGGCGGTTTTGGTGATGGCTGGGTACGGATCTGGAACCCGGACACCGGCCATCAACTCGCCGAACTAACCGGACACACTGACGCGGTAAGCGCAATCGCTGTACTACCCCGCCCAGACGGCCAACACCACATCATCACCACCGGTTGGGATCGGACAGTCCGAATCTGGAACCCCCACACCACCCAACTCACCGATCGCACCGACACGGTAAGCGCAATCGCTGTACTACCCCGCCCAGACGGCCAACACCACATCATCACCACCGGAATCGATGGATCCATACATGTTTGGAATCCAGACACCGGCGACCAGCTCACCAAACTGACCAGCCATACCGGCGCAGTACGCGCGATCGCGGTACTGCCAGCCCCAGACGGCCGACACCACCCCGTCACAGCCGGCGATGATCGAACAATCCGAATCTGGGACCCCGACACCGGCCACCAACTGACCGAATTCACTTACCACGACACCTACAAGGTACATGCGATCGCGATACTGCCAGCCGCAGATGGCAAACATCACATCGTTACGGCCAATACTGATGAATCAGTGCGAATCTGGAACAGCGACAGCGGCAGCGGCAGCGGCAGCGGCAGCGGCAGCGGCAGCGGCAGCGGCAGCGGCAGCGGCAGCGGCAGCGGCAGCGGCAGCGGCAGCGGCAGCGGCAGCGGCAGCGGCAGCGGCAGCGGCAGCGGCAGCGGCAGCGGCAGCGGCAGCGGCAGCGGCAGCGGCAGCGGCAGCGGCAGCGGCAGCGGCAGCGGCAGCGGCAGCGGCAGCGGCAGCGGCAGCGGCAGCGGCAGCGGCAGCGGCAGCGGCAGCGGCAGCGGCAGCGGCAGCGGCAGCGGCAGCGGCAGCGGCAGCGGCAGCGGCAGCGGCAGCGGCAGCGGCAGCGGCAGCGGCAGCGGCAGCGGCAGCGGCAGCGGCAGCGGCAGCGGCAGCGGCAGCGGCAGCGGCAGCGGCAGCGGCAGCGGCAGCGGCAGCGGCAGCGGCAGCGGCAGCGGCAGCGGCAGCGGCAGCGGCAGCGGCAGCGGCAGCGGCAGCGGCAGCGGCAGCGGCAGCGGCAGCGGCAGCGGCAGCGGCAGCGGCAGCGGCAGCGGCAGCGGCAGCGGCAGCGGCAGCGGCAGCGGCAGCGGCAGCGGCAGCGGCAGCGGCAGCGGCAGCGGCAGCGGCAGCGGCAGCGGCAGCGGCAGCGGCAGCGGCAGCGGCAGCGGCAGCGGCAGCGGCAGCGGCAGCGGCAGCGGCAGCGGCAGCGGCAGCGGCAGCGGCAGCGGCAGCGGCAGCGGCAGCGGCAGCGGCAGCGGCAGCGGCAGCGGCAGCGGCAGCGACCAGGAAATAATCGGCTACCATTTTCCCCGGGTGAACGCGGTGGCGGTACTACCCAACCCGTATGGCGGACACCAGATTGTCACCGCTGGCGGCGACTCTCGTGACGGATCTGTGCGAATCTGGAATACTCGCGCCACCTGGCCCAGCTATTACTGGAGACGGGGAACGGAGTTTCGGGGCGTGGCGGCCCGAGCGGTGCATGCGATCGCGGCGCTACTCCGCCCAGACGGCGAACACCATCTCGTAGTTGCCGGTGACGATCGGAAAGTGCGGATCTGGGATCCCCACAGCGGACACCAAATCATCGAGTTAAGCGGCCATGAGGCGCGAGTGAATGCGATAGCAGCACTTCCAGCACCATACGGCCAAAAAAATATCGTCACCGCTGCCGACGACGGGTCGGTTCGAATCTGGAACGCTGACACCAGCGAACAATTAGCGACACTCACCGGCCATTCCAGCCGCGTAAACGCGGTAGCGGTGCTGACCGACTCAAAGGGGAGACATCGCATCGTCAGTGGCAGCGCCGACCGCTCTGTGTTGGTCTTCGCGCCGAGGAGCGCGGACCACTAA
- a CDS encoding helix-turn-helix transcriptional regulator encodes MSGSEYLISELRRVRESMRLTQESWAERVHFSVTHVGAIERGDRPALPDYLKSVDKAFGTAFVKFYREFIVGEHAPIWLRSFIEYEGQASLIRAFQPLLIPGLLQTEAYARAVLTSFGIHGDAMESAISTRLGRQEIFKRASKPCHLVAVIDEAALHRGAGGPEVMREQLTALAEAAERPNIQVQLVPMSTDVYPGVDGGFMIATVDGRAVGYLETHVRGKVVEAPDDTAHLEHVWETIRGYALPSQQSLELIMRAAEKWA; translated from the coding sequence GTGAGCGGCAGCGAATATCTGATATCGGAGCTACGCCGGGTACGTGAGTCGATGAGGCTCACACAGGAGTCGTGGGCGGAGCGCGTCCACTTCTCGGTGACGCACGTCGGCGCGATCGAACGCGGCGACCGGCCCGCGCTCCCCGACTACCTGAAAAGCGTCGACAAGGCGTTCGGCACCGCGTTCGTCAAGTTCTACCGCGAGTTCATCGTCGGCGAACACGCCCCCATCTGGCTGCGGTCCTTCATCGAGTACGAGGGCCAAGCAAGCCTGATCCGCGCCTTTCAACCGCTGCTGATCCCCGGACTACTGCAGACCGAGGCGTACGCGCGAGCGGTGCTCACATCGTTCGGCATCCATGGAGATGCGATGGAGTCCGCGATCTCCACCAGGCTCGGCCGGCAGGAGATCTTCAAGCGGGCGTCGAAACCGTGTCACCTGGTGGCGGTCATCGACGAGGCAGCGCTCCACCGTGGCGCGGGCGGGCCGGAGGTGATGCGCGAGCAGCTGACGGCGCTCGCCGAGGCAGCCGAACGACCGAACATCCAGGTACAGCTGGTGCCGATGTCGACTGACGTCTACCCGGGCGTCGACGGCGGATTCATGATCGCTACCGTCGACGGGCGCGCGGTCGGCTACCTGGAGACCCACGTACGCGGGAAGGTCGTCGAAGCGCCGGACGACACCGCGCATCTTGAGCACGTCTGGGAGACGATCCGGGGCTATGCCCTACCAAGCCAGCAAAGCCTCGAATTGATCATGAGGGCAGCTGAAAAATGGGCATGA
- a CDS encoding DUF397 domain-containing protein → MTVDTRWHKSSHSDASERVEVVEATRPEDVPAAVIIREGVLLAAMAHRQWDEPFFDEPLDLGGRVHPDEWTGSGPR, encoded by the coding sequence ATGACTGTCGACACCCGCTGGCACAAGAGCTCGCACAGCGACGCGAGCGAACGCGTCGAGGTCGTCGAGGCTACCCGTCCGGAAGACGTGCCGGCGGCAGTGATCATCCGCGAGGGTGTGCTTCTCGCGGCCATGGCTCACCGCCAGTGGGATGAGCCCTTCTTCGATGAGCCACTCGACCTCGGTGGCCGGGTGCACCCTGACGAATGGACCGGATCAGGACCAAGGTGA
- a CDS encoding glutamate--cysteine ligase, translated as MVISGAVVPTSTPRRPDGLTVGVEEEFLLVDQLTGAAVPAVEAVLAEIPAELRGQVQREFQTSQIEIGSPPGLDLRALRRTLGTLRGALADAADRAGARLLAIGTAPVAGPLPDVVDDPRFHRIVERYGMLVPGPGNNGLHVHVAIPDQETGVQVLNHLRPWLPILHATTANSPFYQGADTGYASWRSMMWQRWPAVAPTPRLRSHEHYQRLIADLITAGQILDEGMLYWYARLSAHYPTVEVRIGDVCPSLDDTILLAALTRGLVGTALTAVEQGRPVPEVDHHLLVAAHWRAAHDGLEGLAVDLSGTPALRPGWHLLRRLVDTIRPELERHGDGALVDSLLGRLRGRGTGAARQRAVYAASGNLRDVVNFMAEQTRSTSIIPAPPHVAHGDQLPTPQAQLPTPEGG; from the coding sequence ATGGTGATCAGCGGTGCCGTCGTCCCGACGTCAACCCCTCGGCGTCCCGACGGGTTGACGGTCGGGGTGGAAGAAGAGTTCCTGCTTGTCGATCAGTTGACCGGTGCGGCCGTACCGGCGGTGGAGGCGGTTCTCGCCGAAATCCCGGCCGAGCTGCGTGGCCAGGTGCAGCGGGAGTTCCAGACCAGTCAGATCGAGATCGGCAGCCCGCCCGGCCTGGACCTGCGGGCGCTACGCCGTACCCTCGGAACGCTGCGCGGCGCGCTCGCCGACGCTGCCGACCGGGCCGGCGCCCGGCTGCTCGCCATCGGCACCGCACCGGTCGCCGGGCCGCTGCCGGACGTGGTGGACGATCCCCGCTTTCACCGCATCGTCGAACGGTACGGAATGCTGGTCCCCGGCCCCGGCAACAACGGACTGCACGTCCACGTGGCGATCCCGGACCAGGAAACCGGCGTACAGGTGCTCAACCACCTGCGTCCCTGGTTGCCGATCCTGCACGCGACGACCGCCAACTCGCCGTTCTACCAGGGCGCCGACACCGGGTACGCCAGTTGGCGGTCGATGATGTGGCAACGCTGGCCGGCGGTCGCCCCCACACCCCGGCTCCGGTCGCACGAGCACTACCAGCGCCTGATCGCCGACCTGATCACCGCCGGGCAGATCCTCGACGAGGGGATGCTCTACTGGTACGCCCGGCTGTCGGCGCACTACCCGACGGTCGAGGTCCGCATCGGCGACGTCTGCCCGAGTCTGGACGACACGATCCTGCTGGCGGCGTTGACCCGCGGCTTGGTCGGCACCGCGCTGACGGCGGTGGAGCAGGGGCGACCGGTGCCGGAGGTCGACCATCATCTGCTGGTGGCCGCGCACTGGCGGGCCGCGCACGACGGCCTGGAAGGGCTGGCCGTCGACCTGTCCGGCACCCCGGCGCTACGCCCCGGCTGGCATCTGCTGCGCCGGCTGGTCGACACGATCCGCCCGGAACTGGAGCGGCACGGCGACGGCGCTCTGGTCGACTCGCTGCTGGGCCGGCTGCGGGGGCGCGGCACCGGGGCGGCCCGACAACGGGCCGTGTACGCCGCCAGCGGGAACCTGCGGGACGTGGTGAACTTCATGGCGGAACAGACCCGCAGCACCTCGATCATTCCCGCCCCGCCGCACGTGGCGCACGGCGACCAGCTCCCGACACCACAAGCCCAGCTCCCGACCCCGGAAGGCGGATGA